The Sebastes fasciatus isolate fSebFas1 chromosome 22, fSebFas1.pri, whole genome shotgun sequence genome includes the window CCGCCTCCGGCTCCACCGCCGAGTCCCAACCCGGAGCCGAGCGCGCCGCCACCTCCGCTGCCCCGTTTGGAGGTGACCACGCTTTTGTTCTCCTTGCGTTTCTCCCGTTTGTGGCGCGCCGCTTCGTATTCCGCCGACTCTTCCAGGCGGGCGATGCCATTGCGGCGGTAGCGCTGCAGCTCACGCACTTTTGCCCTTAGCACGCGCTCTTTGTGCATGTTCTCAAAGAAGTCTTCAAATTCCCGATGGGCCATGAACTGGCAGAGCCCCCGCAGTCTGACCCGCTGATCCTTCTCTTCCTTGGTGATCTTTCTTTTGGGCGTGCTGGGAACGGGACCGGATCCCGCTGCTGTCGTGGAACCGGATCCAATCGTGCCGCCGCCAGCTCCTGCGCCACCCACGCCGCCGACGGCGCCCGTGACTCCCGGCGCTCCTggtttctccttctccttgtcTTTCTTGTCGCGGCCCAGGAACGCGGGCACCAGGTTGTAGTCCCGGGCGATGTTCTTACGTCGCTGGCGTTCTCTGAGCTTGCGCACGTACATGTCCACGTGAGCGCGTTTCATTTCGATTTCCACGTCCTCGTCGTCGTAGTTCACAGACAGCCCGCTGATGAGCTTCTCCGCGTCCTGGTCGTATTCGATCTCGTAGTCGTCGCGTAGCGGCATGTagcccagctgctgctgctcggccAGGCTGATATCCAGCGGAGGGAGCGGGGTGGTGAGGCTGGGCGACAGGGGCCCCCCGCTCGGGCAGGTGTGGTCCGTCACCCGGTTGGGAATGCTGTCCGGGATGCACGCTTTACCCAGGTTTCCATGGATGTACATGGTAACATAGTGTTCCATGACTTCCTGAGGAGTTCGGGATGCTCCGACGTGAGCGGCCATGTCCTCCTGAAAGACAACACAAACAGGATGTTGTTATTTCATGAGCATAGTGGAAGAAGTACACAGTAGACAGTATTCAGTTGATAAACTTGTAACCTAGAGAGTCTTTAGGTCAGTCAGCAAGTCTGCTGAATATGGTCAACATGCAAGCATACAATTCAACATACgtggaatataaatatatataatatatgataaattCCCCGAGGCACTCTGACTTTTAAACCCTTTGAAACTTAAGGTATACCTTGATTTTAACTTATGggatttttttgtaaatacttttgtatttattcagcaTATTTCAATCTGTGATTATTCAAATCTTCAATTGTAACCATTTAAAAAGGTATATTTAGATTTTACCTTTGATATTTGtggtatatttttgttttatttatattatttagttAGTTcaatttgtattatatttagtTAATTCCATGTGTATATCGTCTACGTGGCCAATGCAATTAAGTTAACTCAACTACatgattaattaatatttacttGGGTTTAAATTGTGCTCTTCCTTCAAGAAAATTCACATAATTCCCTTAACAAGTGCCATATTACATcgttaattaattgattattatactttttttttttttttaattgcacgCCTGTAGAGTAGAAAGTAAAGCATTTGTGTCTAAAACAATTATTGAcctaaatgtaaaaatgatatgaaataacagactgcatcaataattaaaataataagtgttagttgcaaccctaaaTCAAATTGTTACAGTGATAAAACATATACAGATGCTTACATGTGATGTTTATTGTGATCTATCTTGGTTTGTGATGTATAGAAGAGTCGGGTAACCCTCCACTAGGGCAGTATAACTAAAGTTCTAGCTTAGTGAAGTCAGCGCTCGTATTTTGTGGTAGCCAGTAAGGCCTTGTTGTGCCTTTAAtagataaaacaataacactGAAATACCTGTGGACCTGTAAGAGTCACTGGGTTGCCAATGCGACCCACTGGACCAACTTTCACTCTTGACATTTTTTACAAGTAACGTTACTTtaaaacacaaactactgcGACTGCTGTTAAGTTGACTTATATAAAGTGATGTAgacaaggcagctttatttgtagagcacatttcagcaacagggcaattcaaagtgctttacataaacattcaagaacattgcgacaaagtgcaaaagaacattaaaggtcccatatcgtgctcattctcaggttcgtacttgtattttatgtttctactagaacatgtttaaatgctgtaatgttaaaaaaaaaactttattgtcctcatactgtctgcctgaatatacctgtattcaccctctgtctgaaacgctccgttttagtgcatttcaacggaattgcaaagGCATTGCATTGCtatgcaacagtttgggtccatgtttatttcctgtctgctgatgttatatacatacactgcaacaggaaataaacttgggaacatttagaatgtttacatttgaaattgcgacaagggtctaaatattgtatatttatgacatcacaaatgtgcaaaaatcctaacggcttgtttcaaacgcacaatttctgaatacgggctgtgtgtatttccctgtggactgagtgtttcgatactttcacagtattcatataggacttaagcctgctttataataaaaaaaacaacatgaaaatctcactttttttataatatgggacctttaagttttgatctaaaagaactcagagttggagctgGTTCTGCAGGTTTCTGCAGGAGGTTTCTCACAATATTTGGTGCATACAAACTGAACactgcttcttctgcatgtttagttgtgactctgggggacaccaagcagacctgatccagatgacctgagaggtctggatggttcataacagagcagaagatcagaaatgtattttaaaagaactcagagttggatcTGGTTCCTGCAGGTTTCTG containing:
- the tada2b gene encoding transcriptional adapter 2-beta — encoded protein: MADLGKKYCVNCLADVTNLRLRCTDCPDIELCPECFSAGAEIGNHRRWHGYQQVDGGRFSLWGPEAEGGWTSREEQSLLDAIEQYGFGNWEDMAAHVGASRTPQEVMEHYVTMYIHGNLGKACIPDSIPNRVTDHTCPSGGPLSPSLTTPLPPLDISLAEQQQLGYMPLRDDYEIEYDQDAEKLISGLSVNYDDEDVEIEMKRAHVDMYVRKLRERQRRKNIARDYNLVPAFLGRDKKDKEKEKPGAPGVTGAVGGVGGAGAGGGTIGSGSTTAAGSGPVPSTPKRKITKEEKDQRVRLRGLCQFMAHREFEDFFENMHKERVLRAKVRELQRYRRNGIARLEESAEYEAARHKREKRKENKSVVTSKRGSGGGGALGSGLGLGGGAGGGGGIAGGLGVVIKEECKDGEFAAIENLTGFELLSDREKVLCNSLNLSPARYLTVKTIIIKDNMQKRQGIPAKSRLPSYLDKVLKKRILTFLTESGWISRDAS